The Devosia sp. MC521 genome has a segment encoding these proteins:
- a CDS encoding ABC transporter substrate-binding protein, which translates to MTNISRRAFLAASSAALLLPVIPAFAQGAMTEAPSLADAVAAGTLPPVAERLPKNPMVVEPFEAVGKYGGDLRAALVGGGSLNMMHRYQGYEGLLRYTPDFGGVIPNVAESFEANADATVYTVKLREGHKWSDGQPFTTDDVMFFYEDVMQNLDLTPSVQGYLRTPNGDAGVFAKVDATTFTISFSQPHGLLPLRMAWANDDRTTRLPKHYLSQFHIKYNPDADKLAVEQGLTGWVQLFQIKSGISVDGEIFKNKDIPTLYGWKIVQPVGESAEYSIAERNPYYFKVDTAGNQLPYIDRVTYAIAADNEVLLLKALQGEIDMIDQWICTPANRAVLYDGQEAGKYGFYTTTSTEPNEMVFQLNLTHPDPIKRALYQNKEFRAGLSHSLDRQAVIDTIFIGQGAPAQPSVRPEDPLYNEQLATQYVAYDVAKANEYLDKIIPNKDGEGFRLDENGQRVSIIFEIDQVRQTFVDAFQLVLPMFRGVGVDAQMRSMDRSLWEVRVRQGGEYDATVHKFGGNGGIVAVLDPRYFFPNTTEAMYAKGWQIWYNDKTSPDAVEPPAATQRQYIAYDELRQTGDPARQQELMKEILQIAADEFYVFGITLPLDGYGVVANRLKNVRPTMPSSWGYPTPAPTNPEQYYIS; encoded by the coding sequence ATGACCAATATTTCTCGGAGGGCGTTCCTAGCTGCGTCTAGTGCTGCTCTGCTACTGCCTGTAATTCCTGCGTTCGCCCAAGGAGCGATGACGGAGGCGCCAAGCTTGGCGGATGCCGTCGCGGCGGGGACATTGCCGCCGGTCGCTGAGCGCTTGCCCAAGAACCCCATGGTGGTTGAGCCGTTTGAAGCCGTTGGCAAATACGGCGGCGATCTGCGGGCGGCGCTGGTCGGCGGCGGCTCCCTCAATATGATGCACCGCTACCAGGGTTACGAAGGTCTGCTGCGGTATACGCCGGACTTTGGCGGAGTTATTCCGAACGTTGCCGAAAGCTTCGAAGCCAATGCTGATGCGACTGTCTATACGGTCAAGCTTCGCGAGGGTCATAAGTGGTCTGATGGTCAGCCCTTCACCACCGATGACGTCATGTTCTTCTATGAAGATGTCATGCAGAATTTGGACCTGACGCCTTCGGTGCAAGGCTATCTGCGGACGCCGAATGGCGATGCCGGTGTTTTCGCTAAGGTCGATGCGACGACCTTTACGATTTCCTTCAGCCAGCCGCATGGTCTGCTCCCATTGCGCATGGCTTGGGCTAATGACGATCGTACGACACGGTTGCCTAAGCACTACCTCAGCCAGTTCCACATCAAGTACAACCCAGACGCGGATAAGTTGGCTGTGGAACAGGGGCTCACCGGCTGGGTCCAGCTGTTCCAGATCAAGAGCGGGATTTCCGTCGACGGTGAAATTTTCAAGAATAAGGACATCCCGACGCTGTACGGCTGGAAGATCGTGCAGCCGGTTGGCGAGTCTGCGGAATACTCGATAGCTGAGCGCAACCCGTACTATTTCAAGGTTGATACGGCAGGGAACCAACTGCCCTACATCGACCGGGTTACCTATGCCATCGCCGCCGACAATGAAGTCTTGCTTCTTAAGGCGCTGCAGGGCGAAATCGACATGATTGACCAGTGGATTTGTACCCCAGCCAATCGTGCCGTGCTCTATGACGGCCAGGAGGCGGGTAAATACGGCTTCTATACGACGACCTCAACGGAACCCAACGAGATGGTGTTCCAGCTCAACTTGACCCATCCCGATCCGATCAAGCGCGCCCTGTATCAGAACAAGGAGTTCCGTGCCGGTTTGAGCCATTCTCTGGATCGTCAGGCCGTCATTGATACGATCTTTATCGGGCAGGGGGCTCCGGCCCAGCCGTCGGTGCGTCCGGAAGATCCGCTGTATAATGAACAGCTGGCGACCCAATATGTCGCCTATGATGTCGCTAAGGCGAACGAGTATTTGGACAAAATCATCCCGAACAAGGATGGTGAGGGCTTCCGCCTAGACGAGAATGGCCAGCGCGTGTCGATCATCTTCGAGATCGATCAGGTTCGGCAGACTTTTGTTGACGCGTTCCAGCTCGTTTTGCCGATGTTCCGTGGTGTTGGTGTCGACGCTCAGATGCGCTCCATGGATCGCTCGCTTTGGGAAGTCCGAGTGCGCCAGGGTGGGGAGTATGATGCAACGGTTCACAAGTTCGGTGGCAATGGTGGCATCGTCGCTGTGTTGGATCCGCGCTATTTCTTCCCCAACACGACCGAGGCCATGTACGCCAAGGGGTGGCAGATCTGGTACAATGACAAGACATCCCCCGACGCGGTCGAACCTCCAGCGGCAACGCAGCGGCAGTATATTGCCTATGATGAGCTTCGGCAGACGGGTGATCCGGCGCGTCAGCAGGAGCTGATGAAGGAAATCCTGCAAATCGCGGCGGATGAGTTTTACGTTTTCGGTATAACGCTGCCGCTTGATGGCTATGGCGTTGTCGCAAACAGGCTCAAAAACGTCCGTCCGACCATGCCAAGCAGCTGGGGTTACCCGACGCCAGCGCCGACTAACCCGGAACAATACTACATCAGCTGA
- a CDS encoding sensor histidine kinase KdpD, whose protein sequence is MQDIRRPDPEALLAETQKAHRGKLKVFLGMAPGVGKTYEMLRQARRRKMDGLDVVVGLVETHGRKETESLLRGMDVLPRRPIEHRGRTQLEFDIDAALSRKPELLIVDEYAHTNASGSRHPKRWQDVEELLVAGIDVWTTLNVQHLESLVDVVLKITGVRQRETVPDGALSRADDIEVIDITPAELRERMAAGKVYVPETARLAADNFFKPENLTALRELALRRAAQTVDDQLNAAMRVKGLEGPWAAGDRILVLVADDGMASALVRQGRRLSDTMKDAPWIVAHITRGGAEDGDAGTSSKLMDALKLSEQLGATTVVLNGADLVAAALAYAGQNNVTQIVIGKGRDSRLREMFGLSLAAELLRAARGVSIHVVTEPGETELRPRRAWQQLVKRGWAPYAIGLGYVGVATALAYVLDLQFERADLGMIFLAAILAAAVVHGLAPGLVAAVCAFAIYNVLFLSPRYSFAIGSPTDLLTLMVFLAVALATGVLAGRSRDRARDAQRRASDVTSLLVATRAFSRAPTKAEAARALAEQTTAATGAKSIVLLPENGELVAVAGAPEAQELGAGAMAAARWTWERGDPAGYNTGTLPQSNWAFRPLRGVQNRTGVVGIERVATVPGSDQEKLLTAVADGGGIAIERAEFAMHAVEAETLRRVDRFRTALLNSVSHDLRTPLSTVLGSSSTLLELGDKLAPAVQQDLLLSIREEAERLNHHIRNLLDMTRLEGGGVTLRLEDSDIETVLRAATARLSRRLGEHSITYDFPVELPKVTIDPGLLEQAIVNILENAIAYSPDNTEISIAAYEDRKKIIVSIEDEGKGIPTDELERVFDKFRRLEEPTDRSKGVGLGLSISKGFIEAIGGSIVAASPIHGDKGTRMLIALKKSAADIWKSK, encoded by the coding sequence GTGCAAGACATCCGGCGTCCCGATCCCGAAGCACTCCTCGCTGAAACGCAGAAGGCGCATCGGGGCAAGCTCAAGGTTTTTCTGGGCATGGCGCCGGGTGTCGGCAAGACCTACGAAATGCTGCGGCAGGCGCGACGACGCAAGATGGACGGGCTCGATGTTGTTGTCGGGCTCGTCGAGACGCATGGGCGCAAGGAAACCGAGAGCCTGCTGCGGGGCATGGACGTGCTGCCGCGGAGGCCCATCGAACATCGCGGGCGGACGCAGCTCGAATTCGATATCGACGCGGCGCTGTCGCGAAAACCCGAGCTGCTGATCGTCGATGAATATGCTCACACCAATGCCTCGGGTTCGCGCCATCCAAAGCGCTGGCAGGACGTCGAGGAATTGCTGGTTGCTGGGATAGACGTGTGGACGACCCTCAATGTTCAGCACCTCGAAAGTCTCGTCGACGTCGTGCTCAAAATCACGGGGGTGCGGCAGCGCGAGACCGTCCCGGACGGCGCGCTATCGCGGGCCGATGATATCGAGGTCATTGATATTACCCCGGCCGAACTGCGTGAACGCATGGCGGCAGGGAAAGTCTACGTGCCCGAGACGGCGCGGCTGGCCGCTGACAATTTCTTCAAACCCGAGAACTTAACGGCGCTGCGCGAATTGGCACTGCGGCGCGCGGCGCAGACGGTGGACGATCAGCTCAACGCGGCGATGCGGGTGAAGGGGCTTGAGGGGCCGTGGGCGGCGGGAGACCGCATTCTGGTGCTGGTGGCCGATGATGGTATGGCGAGCGCGCTGGTGCGCCAAGGGCGGCGGCTGTCAGACACAATGAAAGATGCGCCTTGGATCGTGGCGCATATTACGCGGGGAGGGGCGGAGGATGGGGACGCAGGGACCAGCTCCAAGCTGATGGATGCGCTCAAGCTTTCGGAGCAGCTGGGCGCGACCACGGTGGTGCTGAATGGCGCTGATCTGGTGGCTGCGGCGCTTGCCTATGCGGGCCAGAACAACGTGACACAGATTGTCATTGGCAAAGGACGGGACAGCCGTTTGCGGGAAATGTTCGGTCTCTCGCTGGCGGCCGAATTGCTGCGTGCGGCGCGGGGTGTGTCCATTCATGTGGTCACTGAACCGGGCGAAACTGAACTACGGCCGCGACGTGCCTGGCAGCAATTGGTAAAGCGGGGCTGGGCGCCATATGCCATTGGACTGGGCTATGTCGGCGTGGCAACGGCACTGGCCTATGTGCTGGATCTGCAGTTCGAGCGGGCCGATCTGGGCATGATCTTTCTGGCCGCTATTCTGGCGGCGGCGGTGGTGCATGGACTGGCGCCGGGCTTGGTGGCCGCGGTGTGCGCCTTTGCCATCTACAATGTGCTGTTTTTGAGCCCGCGCTATAGCTTTGCTATCGGGTCGCCAACCGATCTGCTGACGCTGATGGTCTTTCTCGCGGTGGCGCTGGCGACGGGTGTTCTGGCTGGCCGCTCTCGGGATCGGGCGCGGGATGCCCAACGGCGGGCGAGCGATGTAACGTCGCTGTTGGTGGCCACACGGGCGTTTTCGCGCGCGCCGACCAAGGCCGAGGCCGCGAGGGCGCTCGCCGAGCAGACGACAGCGGCGACTGGCGCTAAGTCGATCGTGCTACTGCCCGAAAATGGAGAATTGGTGGCCGTCGCTGGTGCGCCGGAAGCGCAGGAGCTGGGCGCAGGGGCGATGGCGGCGGCCCGTTGGACGTGGGAGCGGGGTGATCCGGCAGGGTACAACACGGGCACGCTGCCGCAGAGCAATTGGGCATTCCGACCGCTACGTGGGGTGCAGAACCGCACGGGCGTGGTTGGCATTGAGCGCGTGGCGACGGTGCCGGGGTCGGATCAGGAAAAGCTGCTGACGGCAGTGGCTGATGGCGGCGGCATTGCAATCGAACGGGCGGAGTTTGCAATGCATGCGGTGGAAGCTGAGACGCTGCGGCGGGTGGATCGCTTCCGGACGGCGCTGCTCAATTCGGTGAGCCATGATCTGCGGACGCCTTTGTCCACCGTGTTGGGATCGTCCTCGACGCTACTTGAGTTGGGTGACAAGCTAGCGCCAGCCGTCCAACAGGACTTGCTTCTTTCCATCCGCGAGGAGGCCGAGCGGCTCAATCATCATATCCGCAATTTGCTGGACATGACCCGGCTCGAAGGTGGCGGGGTGACACTGCGGCTTGAGGATAGTGACATTGAGACAGTGCTGCGCGCCGCGACGGCCCGGTTGAGCCGCAGGCTGGGAGAGCACTCGATCACCTATGACTTTCCCGTAGAACTGCCCAAGGTCACCATTGATCCGGGGCTGTTGGAACAGGCGATCGTCAACATCCTTGAAAATGCGATTGCATACTCACCCGACAATACCGAAATCAGCATTGCCGCTTATGAGGACCGCAAGAAGATCATCGTTAGCATCGAGGATGAGGGCAAGGGCATTCCCACCGACGAGCTGGAGCGCGTGTTCGACAAGTTCCGGCGGCTCGAGGAACCAACGGATCGCAGCAAGGGCGTGGGGTTGGGACTATCAATTTCAAAAGGTTTCATTGAGGCTATTGGCGGATCAATCGTCGCCGCGAGTCCCATCCATGGCGACAAGGGAACGCGCATGCTGATCGCCCTCAAAAAGTCTGCAGCAGACATTTGGAAAAGTAAGTGA
- the kdpC gene encoding potassium-transporting ATPase subunit KdpC produces the protein MLNQARPAIASMLLFSAILGGAYPALVTAAGGALFPQQAEGSLVRNAEGVVVGSKLIGQVTTGPAYLWPRPSAAGDGYNAAGSSGSNLGPLNPVLIERVAADVAAIRAYAPVGAIPPDAVTTSGSGLDPEISPEFAALQVDRIAAARGIEPSEVEAVVAENTAAPILGFIGQTRVNVLMTNLALDSAYPLQPAAE, from the coding sequence ATGCTGAACCAAGCAAGACCAGCTATAGCCTCTATGCTCTTGTTCTCGGCCATTCTCGGAGGGGCCTATCCGGCCCTCGTCACGGCGGCGGGCGGGGCGCTGTTCCCCCAGCAGGCCGAGGGCTCGCTCGTGAGAAACGCGGAGGGGGTAGTCGTCGGCTCAAAACTCATCGGGCAGGTGACGACAGGGCCAGCTTATCTTTGGCCACGGCCTTCGGCGGCTGGCGATGGCTACAACGCCGCTGGCTCCTCCGGGTCCAACCTTGGCCCACTCAATCCTGTCCTTATCGAGCGGGTCGCGGCCGACGTCGCTGCAATTCGGGCCTACGCGCCGGTTGGGGCGATCCCGCCAGACGCGGTGACCACATCTGGTTCGGGGCTTGATCCCGAAATATCGCCGGAATTTGCGGCACTGCAAGTGGATCGCATTGCGGCAGCGCGCGGTATAGAACCGTCTGAGGTGGAGGCCGTTGTCGCCGAGAATACGGCGGCACCCATCTTAGGATTTATCGGCCAAACGCGCGTGAATGTGTTGATGACCAATCTGGCGCTGGACAGCGCCTATCCGCTCCAACCTGCTGCAGAGTAA
- a CDS encoding response regulator, with protein sequence MTQALARILVIDDEPQIHRFLGPALEAVGYHHRRADNGAQGLREIAQWSPDVVILDLGLPDMDGKDVLTRARVFYEGPILILSARDKEGEKIEALDSGANDYIEKPFGIGELLARIKVALRPKTIVQSPASIVRFGDVEVDLDMRYVTRSGARVHLAPKEYALLTRLISGNGKVLAHKELLVAVWGIAHTEDTQYLRVAIGQLRQKLEAEPAAPVYIVTEPGIGYRLRR encoded by the coding sequence GTGACACAAGCGCTCGCACGTATTCTGGTTATCGACGATGAGCCGCAAATCCATCGCTTTCTGGGACCAGCGCTGGAAGCCGTGGGCTACCACCACCGTCGTGCTGACAACGGTGCGCAGGGGCTGCGGGAAATTGCCCAATGGAGCCCAGATGTGGTGATCCTTGACCTTGGCCTGCCGGATATGGACGGTAAGGATGTGCTGACGCGGGCACGGGTCTTTTACGAGGGGCCCATTCTGATCCTCTCGGCGCGTGACAAGGAAGGCGAGAAGATCGAAGCCTTGGACAGTGGCGCCAACGACTATATCGAAAAGCCCTTCGGCATTGGCGAGCTGCTGGCGCGCATAAAAGTGGCGCTGCGCCCGAAGACTATTGTGCAGTCGCCAGCATCAATCGTGCGTTTCGGAGACGTCGAGGTGGATCTCGACATGCGCTACGTGACCCGCAGTGGCGCGCGGGTGCATCTGGCACCCAAAGAATATGCTCTGCTCACACGACTGATTTCAGGCAATGGCAAGGTGCTTGCTCACAAGGAACTGCTGGTGGCGGTCTGGGGCATCGCGCACACGGAAGATACCCAGTATCTGCGTGTCGCCATCGGCCAATTGCGTCAGAAGCTGGAGGCTGAACCCGCCGCGCCAGTCTACATCGTCACTGAACCGGGCATAGGTTATCGGCTCAGACGGTGA
- a CDS encoding SDR family oxidoreductase — MSLSLKGQVAAITGAASGIGFACAKALAEAGAQVALVDRDAAALASACAELGQGAFAVEVDLLSPDSVATMLPAILDRAGKLDIFHANAGAYIGGPIVEGNPDHWDRMLNLNVNAAFRTVHAVLPYMTERKTGDIIMTSSIAGVVPVAWEPIYTASKFAVQAFVHTVRRQVAPAGIRVGAVCPGPVRTALIADWPKEKLEAALAAGDLMEPEEVADAVVFMLTRKRGVTIRDLVILPQRNDL; from the coding sequence ATGAGCCTGTCTTTGAAGGGCCAAGTTGCAGCGATTACTGGGGCGGCCTCTGGCATCGGTTTCGCCTGTGCCAAGGCGCTTGCGGAGGCCGGAGCGCAAGTCGCCCTAGTTGACCGCGATGCCGCTGCACTGGCGTCGGCCTGCGCAGAATTGGGGCAGGGTGCTTTTGCCGTCGAAGTCGATCTCCTCTCGCCCGACAGCGTTGCGACCATGCTGCCCGCAATTCTTGATCGTGCAGGTAAGCTCGATATTTTCCACGCCAATGCGGGCGCCTATATCGGCGGGCCAATTGTTGAGGGCAATCCGGACCATTGGGACCGAATGTTAAACTTGAACGTCAATGCCGCCTTCCGCACCGTTCATGCCGTATTGCCCTATATGACCGAGCGCAAAACCGGCGACATCATCATGACCAGCTCGATTGCTGGCGTTGTCCCGGTTGCATGGGAGCCGATTTACACCGCTTCCAAATTTGCCGTGCAGGCTTTCGTACATACGGTTCGCCGTCAGGTGGCTCCGGCAGGCATTCGCGTCGGCGCTGTGTGTCCCGGCCCGGTGCGGACGGCGCTGATTGCTGATTGGCCAAAGGAAAAGCTGGAAGCCGCTTTGGCGGCAGGTGACCTGATGGAGCCAGAAGAGGTCGCTGACGCGGTTGTCTTTATGCTCACGCGTAAGCGTGGCGTTACCATCCGTGATCTCGTCATTCTTCCGCAGCGCAACGATCTTTAA
- a CDS encoding FGGY-family carbohydrate kinase, producing the protein MTKQYFIGVDVGTASARAGVFDAQGTMLASAVDPIKLCLEPGERAESSSADIWRAVCKTVREAVALAGVTPANVRGIGFDATCSLVVLGEGGKPLSISDSTDPSRDIIVWMDHRALEQAERINAGDHAVLAYVGGRISPEMQTPKLLWLAENKPEVFVGAWQFFDLPDFLTWKATGSLARSSCTVTCKWTYLAHEQRWDGSYFRAIGLGALADESFERIGTDIVSPGSPLGNGLTAEAAGELGLVAGTSVGAALIDAHAGGIGTLGAAGGPGTITSRMAYVFGTSACTMASTETAKPVAGVWGPYYDAMVPGLWLSEGGQSAAGAALDHLVTLHPFGAEARDRASAAGLSVPAYLGQLAEATGATLSEIAQLAQGLHVVPEFLGNRAPHANPLAKGVIAGIGMDSTEASLVALYVAGLLGLGYGLRQIIEASSGSGINLEALYISGGAGKSKLVRQLLADSVGVPVAVTSSPEPVLLGSAMLGATAAGAYQALSEAMAQMASTQDVISPSVTHQSFHQKRYGAFVDLQSLAERIRSSEQ; encoded by the coding sequence ATGACAAAACAGTATTTTATCGGCGTCGATGTTGGGACTGCGAGCGCACGCGCCGGGGTGTTCGATGCTCAAGGAACAATGCTCGCCTCGGCGGTTGATCCGATAAAACTCTGTTTAGAGCCCGGCGAACGGGCGGAAAGTTCAAGCGCAGATATCTGGCGGGCCGTCTGCAAAACGGTCCGCGAGGCTGTTGCCCTTGCCGGCGTTACTCCCGCAAATGTGCGGGGCATTGGGTTTGACGCGACCTGTTCCTTGGTGGTGTTGGGCGAGGGCGGGAAGCCACTGTCTATCAGTGACAGCACCGATCCAAGCCGCGATATCATTGTATGGATGGACCACCGTGCGCTGGAGCAGGCCGAGCGGATCAATGCCGGTGATCATGCTGTTCTGGCTTACGTTGGCGGGCGGATTTCTCCGGAAATGCAGACGCCAAAACTGCTGTGGCTGGCGGAGAACAAGCCGGAAGTATTTGTTGGTGCTTGGCAGTTTTTCGATCTGCCCGATTTTCTGACCTGGAAGGCAACAGGAAGCCTTGCTCGGTCTTCCTGCACGGTGACCTGCAAGTGGACCTATTTGGCTCACGAGCAGCGTTGGGATGGGAGCTATTTCCGCGCCATTGGCTTGGGTGCACTCGCCGATGAAAGCTTTGAGCGTATTGGCACTGACATTGTCTCGCCCGGTTCGCCATTGGGCAACGGGCTGACCGCAGAGGCGGCTGGAGAACTGGGCCTTGTTGCTGGTACTTCGGTTGGCGCGGCTTTGATCGACGCACATGCCGGAGGCATTGGGACGCTGGGAGCCGCAGGCGGGCCAGGGACGATAACCTCGCGCATGGCCTATGTCTTTGGGACTTCTGCTTGCACCATGGCATCCACCGAAACGGCAAAGCCCGTTGCTGGTGTATGGGGCCCATATTACGACGCCATGGTACCGGGCTTATGGTTGAGTGAAGGCGGTCAATCTGCCGCCGGTGCAGCGCTCGACCATCTTGTCACTCTGCATCCTTTTGGTGCTGAGGCGCGTGACCGGGCAAGTGCAGCAGGACTGTCCGTGCCTGCCTATCTCGGTCAATTGGCCGAAGCCACGGGAGCCACACTGTCAGAAATTGCGCAGCTGGCGCAGGGCCTTCATGTTGTTCCTGAGTTTTTGGGCAATCGGGCGCCGCATGCCAATCCATTGGCGAAGGGGGTCATCGCAGGCATCGGTATGGACAGTACTGAGGCGAGCCTTGTGGCGCTCTATGTCGCCGGACTTTTGGGCCTCGGTTACGGTCTACGACAGATCATTGAAGCGTCCTCAGGGTCCGGTATCAATCTCGAAGCACTCTACATTAGCGGCGGGGCTGGTAAGTCAAAGCTCGTGCGCCAACTTCTCGCCGACAGCGTCGGTGTGCCTGTGGCCGTCACCAGTTCGCCTGAGCCTGTGCTGCTCGGCTCCGCTATGTTGGGCGCAACTGCTGCCGGTGCATATCAAGCGCTGAGTGAAGCAATGGCTCAAATGGCGAGTACGCAAGACGTGATCTCACCGAGTGTGACCCATCAATCTTTCCATCAGAAGCGCTATGGCGCATTTGTCGACCTACAGTCTCTTGCGGAAAGAATTCGCTCCTCTGAGCAATAG
- a CDS encoding LacI family DNA-binding transcriptional regulator — protein MTLDSIADQLGVSKFAVSRALAGKDGVGDELRLRIITKAHEMGYQRSSATVPTQPIIHVIFAEHDPVNSELWMQMQNGIEQEASAAGFQLQTIWAPSSDKVSGMVANSNGVVLVGPHEQPLIEAIAATGRTTVRLGWVRPLENTDQIGGADHEAGKAVGEYLLARGHRKITFVHGTRKLRGRMERLFGLREATVYCPDATISEIQFSTEKTFAQHITEMADLGVRPTALFCSHDSLAVFVIAELHRIGYRVPEDISVMGYGDFTAATQISPALTTLRLPGTDMGIAAFRLLMDRMNTRKRQLPPQRVMLVPTLIERESVRDLMVLSD, from the coding sequence GTGACTCTAGACAGCATCGCCGACCAACTTGGTGTGTCCAAATTCGCGGTGTCCCGCGCGCTGGCCGGCAAGGATGGGGTCGGTGATGAGCTGCGTTTGCGCATCATCACCAAGGCGCATGAAATGGGCTATCAGCGCAGTTCGGCGACAGTGCCAACGCAGCCTATCATTCATGTCATTTTCGCTGAGCATGACCCGGTTAATAGTGAGCTGTGGATGCAGATGCAGAATGGCATCGAGCAAGAGGCTTCAGCGGCTGGGTTTCAACTGCAGACCATTTGGGCGCCGTCTTCGGACAAAGTCAGCGGCATGGTCGCGAACAGCAATGGGGTGGTTTTGGTTGGCCCCCATGAACAGCCATTGATTGAAGCCATAGCCGCAACTGGCCGCACCACGGTCCGGCTGGGCTGGGTTCGCCCACTCGAGAACACCGATCAAATCGGTGGTGCCGACCACGAAGCAGGCAAAGCCGTGGGGGAGTATCTTCTGGCCCGCGGGCATCGCAAAATTACCTTCGTCCACGGCACGCGAAAATTGCGCGGCCGTATGGAACGCCTTTTTGGACTGAGAGAAGCCACCGTCTACTGCCCTGACGCTACCATTAGCGAAATTCAGTTCAGCACCGAAAAAACCTTTGCCCAGCACATAACTGAAATGGCTGACCTAGGGGTCCGACCAACAGCGCTGTTCTGTTCACACGACAGCCTGGCCGTTTTTGTTATCGCTGAGCTCCATCGGATCGGCTATCGCGTTCCGGAAGATATCTCGGTGATGGGCTATGGCGATTTTACGGCCGCGACACAGATCTCGCCCGCGCTCACAACACTGCGTCTACCCGGCACAGACATGGGCATTGCCGCATTTCGCCTGCTCATGGACCGTATGAACACACGCAAGCGCCAGCTACCGCCGCAGCGTGTCATGTTGGTTCCAACTTTGATCGAACGAGAGTCGGTCCGTGATCTCATGGTCCTGTCGGACTAA